In Scyliorhinus torazame isolate Kashiwa2021f chromosome 18, sScyTor2.1, whole genome shotgun sequence, the following are encoded in one genomic region:
- the pctp gene encoding phosphatidylcholine transfer protein has product MYMDLEYRKQWDSYVKELYEQECDGQKVIYWEVKYPFPLSNRDYVYRRERHDLDVGGRKIWVIVAKCVPGLPAKSGIIRVEDYHQTMALESDGKKGTKVFMHYFDNPGGMIPAFVINWAAKSGVPSFLKEMQKACANYPEYCKKSGK; this is encoded by the exons ATGTACATGGACCTGGAATACAGGAAGCAATGGGATAGTTACGTGAAAG AACTTTACGAgcaggagtgtgatggacagaAGGTGATTTACTGGGAAGTCAAATACCCCTTTCCTTTGTCTAACCGTGAT TATGTTTACCGTCGTGAGCGTCATGACTTGGATGTCGGTGGACGAAAGATTTGGGTGATTGTGGCAAAATGTGTGCCGGGTTTACCAGCGAAATCAGGCATCATTAGAGTGGAGGACTATCATCAAACCATGGCGCTGGAAAGTGATGGTAAAAAAGGCACCAAAG TGTTTATGCATTACTTTGATAACCCTGGAGGTATGATCCCAGCCTTCGTCATTAACTGGGCAGCAAAG AGTGGAGTGCCTTCCTTTCTGAAGGAAATGCAGAAAGCTTGTGCTAACTATCCTGAATACTGCAAGAAATCTGGGAAATAA